Proteins encoded together in one Cyprinus carpio isolate SPL01 chromosome B14, ASM1834038v1, whole genome shotgun sequence window:
- the LOC122139652 gene encoding phospholipid-transporting ATPase VB-like yields the protein MCFVERRWKDVRVGDFVRVLSNQIIPADTLLLHTSDSNGVCHMETANQDGETSLKQRKLVPDFSAGHAIWLETFPSMPSYIVPDSNVNYTPSVLVGFYMFSTTIILLQLLVWWSSVEQMKRTRSSSTSRQSFLPTLWKNYRTSTQGTKITPTLKSQLPVGADQKWQQEPKVTWPSAVLCLPGTPCMS from the exons ATGTGTTTCGTGGAGAGGAGATGGAAGGATGTCCGTGTGGGGGATTTTGTGAGAGTGCTCTCTAACCAGATCATCCCAGCTGACACCCTGCTCCTGCACACATCCGACTCTAATGGAGTGTGTCACATGGAAACAGCCAATCAGGACGGAGAGACCAGCCTCAAACAGAGGAAGCTGGTGCCAGACTTTTCTGCTG GCCATGCGATCTGGTTGGAAACTTTTCCCAGCATGCCCTCATACATCGTCCCTGACAGTAATGTCAATTACACTCCTTCAGTCCTCGTGGGATTTTACATGTTCTCCACCACGATCATCTTACTACAG CTGCTGGTTTGGTGGTCATCAGTGGAGCAAATGAAGAGGACGAGGTCATCATCTACCAGCAGACAAAGCTTCCTCCCCACCCTCTGGAAGAATTACAGGACGTCCACACAGGGGACAAAAATCACGCCAACACTCAAGTCACAGCTGCCAGTCGGCGCAGATCAAAAGTGGCAGCAAGAGCCCAAAGTGACATGGCCTTCAGCAGTCCTCTG